Proteins from a single region of Streptomyces sp. TN58:
- a CDS encoding polyketide synthase, producing MREYIESLSGLSHKQLVLMLARQRLRESEGIAVTGLACRLPGGLDSPRQYWEALRDGRVVAGGGGIPVDSAGRPRWNVAAPDLAPLAELLGQGSYLADIDVFDAERFGIGEEEAAFMDPQQRLLLTVAAEALQDAGAAPGTDARVGVFAGVSTVEYNYACLRNGVGPEGLSPYMGTGGALSAAAARVATGLRLGGPVLTVDTACSSALTALHLASHALRARECDLAVVGACHLLLAPFTTAVFAQAGMVSPTGRSRPFDAAADGHVRGEGCGVLVLKRQSDAKADGDTPYAVVRGSGIHQHGDRPAMAAASALGQRRVIADTLRSAGIDPHEVGYVEAQANGSKLGGVIEAETLAGVYGRDSADAPELLVGSAKGTLGYLETASGAAGLIKAVLAVNHRTVPVQPGFDVPDPAIPWRRMALRVPTASQPWPEGPRRLAGVSAFGFTGTNAHVLMEGVDGPPRQPPGPAPVRGRRYWPEGNQWT from the coding sequence GTGAGGGAGTACATCGAGTCCCTGTCGGGGCTCTCCCACAAGCAGCTGGTCCTGATGCTGGCACGGCAGCGGCTGCGCGAGAGCGAGGGCATCGCCGTCACCGGCCTCGCCTGCCGCCTGCCGGGCGGCCTGGACAGCCCCCGGCAGTACTGGGAGGCGCTGCGGGACGGCCGTGTGGTGGCCGGCGGCGGCGGGATACCCGTCGACTCCGCCGGCCGCCCCCGGTGGAACGTGGCCGCGCCCGACCTGGCACCCCTGGCCGAACTGCTCGGCCAGGGCTCCTACCTGGCGGACATCGACGTCTTCGACGCCGAGCGGTTCGGCATCGGCGAGGAGGAGGCGGCCTTCATGGACCCGCAGCAGCGGCTGCTGCTGACCGTGGCGGCCGAAGCACTGCAGGACGCGGGGGCGGCGCCCGGCACCGACGCCCGGGTCGGGGTGTTCGCCGGGGTGAGCACCGTCGAGTACAACTACGCCTGCCTGCGCAACGGGGTCGGACCCGAGGGCCTGTCCCCGTACATGGGCACCGGCGGCGCGCTGAGCGCCGCCGCCGCCCGCGTCGCCACCGGGCTGCGCCTGGGCGGCCCGGTGCTCACCGTCGACACGGCCTGCTCCTCGGCGCTGACCGCGCTGCACCTGGCCTCGCACGCGCTGCGCGCCCGCGAGTGCGACCTCGCCGTCGTGGGCGCCTGCCACCTGCTGCTGGCGCCGTTCACGACGGCGGTGTTCGCCCAGGCCGGCATGGTCTCGCCGACGGGCCGCAGCCGGCCCTTCGACGCGGCGGCCGACGGGCACGTGCGGGGCGAGGGCTGCGGGGTGCTCGTCCTGAAACGGCAGTCCGACGCCAAGGCGGACGGGGACACCCCGTACGCCGTGGTCCGCGGCAGCGGCATCCACCAGCACGGCGACCGGCCCGCGATGGCCGCGGCGTCCGCGCTGGGCCAGCGCCGGGTCATCGCGGACACGCTGCGCTCCGCCGGGATCGACCCGCACGAGGTGGGCTACGTCGAGGCGCAGGCCAACGGCTCCAAGCTGGGCGGGGTCATCGAGGCGGAAACCCTCGCCGGCGTCTACGGCCGGGACTCCGCGGACGCCCCCGAACTGCTCGTCGGCTCCGCCAAGGGCACCCTCGGCTACCTGGAGACGGCGTCCGGCGCGGCCGGCCTGATCAAGGCCGTGCTGGCGGTGAACCACCGCACGGTCCCGGTGCAGCCCGGCTTCGACGTGCCGGACCCGGCGATCCCGTGGCGGCGCATGGCGCTGCGGGTGCCGACGGCCTCGCAGCCGTGGCCGGAGGGGCCGCGGCGGCTGGCCGGGGTGAGTGCGTTCGGCTTCACCGGAACCAACGCGCACGTCCTGATGGAGGGCGTGGACGGGCCCCCGCGGCAGCCGCCCGGGCCGGCGCCCGTACGCGGCCGCCGGTACTGGCCCGAGGGCAACCAGTGGACTTGA
- a CDS encoding long-chain-fatty-acid--CoA ligase → MYHPQLQTLDRTAAFHAAERPDRTAVVCEGREVGYGELHRRSNRTARALHAAGAVRGSRVAYLGKESEHYYDILFGCAKAGTVLVPINWRLTASEVDHILRDSGTALLFVEDEFLDVAHKAAAELPSPVLVVPLDGPDGPGSAFTAWQAGHSDADPETSASPDDPIAQIYTSGTTGLPKGVVLAHRSFFKVRDALASEGLRWIDWREDDVSLIGIPGFHIGGLWWATQGFNAGVTNVAMRMFVSGEAVRLIREHGVSTTCLVPAMLQMMLAEPGAVSADFETLRKVVYGGSPISESLLQECLERIGCEFAQIYGLTETGNTAVCLPPHEHVPGGARLKAAGRPYPGFEAKIVDRAGRELPTGAIGEVCLRTPSRMLSYWGLPEATADTLVDGWIHTGDAGYLDAGGYVFICDRIKDTVIVAGENVYPAEIENALARHEAVVEAAVVGVPDERWGEAIHAFVVVRPGHEVTPRQLVLSLKGTIADFKIPSGFEFIETLPRNPSGKILRRELRDRFWKDRERQVN, encoded by the coding sequence ATGTACCACCCGCAGTTGCAGACCCTGGACCGTACGGCGGCCTTCCACGCCGCCGAGCGCCCCGACCGGACGGCCGTGGTCTGCGAGGGCCGCGAGGTCGGCTACGGGGAGCTGCACCGGCGCAGCAACCGGACGGCCCGCGCGCTGCACGCGGCCGGGGCGGTGCGCGGCTCCCGGGTGGCGTACCTGGGCAAGGAGTCGGAGCACTACTACGACATCCTCTTCGGCTGTGCGAAGGCCGGCACGGTCCTCGTGCCCATCAACTGGCGGCTGACGGCCTCCGAGGTGGACCACATCCTGCGGGACTCGGGGACGGCGCTGCTCTTCGTCGAGGACGAGTTCCTGGACGTCGCGCACAAGGCGGCCGCCGAACTGCCCTCGCCGGTGCTGGTCGTCCCGCTCGACGGGCCGGACGGGCCCGGCAGCGCCTTCACCGCCTGGCAGGCGGGGCACTCGGACGCCGACCCGGAGACGTCCGCCTCCCCCGACGACCCGATCGCCCAGATCTACACGAGCGGCACCACGGGCCTGCCCAAGGGCGTGGTGCTCGCGCACCGCAGCTTCTTCAAGGTGCGCGACGCCCTCGCGTCCGAGGGACTGCGGTGGATCGACTGGCGTGAGGACGACGTCAGCCTCATCGGCATCCCCGGCTTCCACATCGGCGGCCTCTGGTGGGCGACGCAGGGCTTCAACGCGGGGGTCACCAATGTCGCCATGCGGATGTTCGTCAGCGGCGAGGCGGTGCGGCTGATCCGCGAGCACGGGGTGAGCACCACCTGCCTGGTCCCGGCGATGCTCCAGATGATGCTGGCCGAACCGGGCGCCGTCAGCGCCGACTTCGAGACCCTCCGCAAGGTCGTCTACGGCGGTTCGCCCATCTCCGAGAGCCTGCTCCAGGAGTGCCTGGAGCGGATCGGCTGCGAGTTCGCGCAGATCTACGGGCTCACCGAGACCGGGAACACCGCGGTCTGCCTGCCGCCGCACGAGCACGTGCCCGGCGGGGCCCGGCTGAAGGCCGCGGGGCGGCCCTATCCGGGCTTCGAGGCCAAGATCGTCGACCGGGCGGGCCGGGAGCTGCCCACGGGCGCGATCGGGGAGGTGTGCCTGCGCACGCCGTCGCGGATGCTGTCGTACTGGGGGCTGCCCGAGGCCACCGCGGACACCCTCGTGGACGGCTGGATCCACACCGGGGACGCCGGCTATCTCGACGCCGGCGGCTACGTGTTCATCTGCGACCGGATCAAGGACACGGTCATCGTGGCCGGGGAGAACGTGTATCCGGCCGAGATCGAGAACGCGCTCGCCCGGCACGAGGCAGTGGTGGAGGCTGCGGTCGTGGGTGTCCCGGACGAGCGCTGGGGCGAGGCCATCCACGCGTTCGTCGTGGTCAGGCCCGGTCACGAGGTCACTCCGCGGCAGCTGGTGCTCTCCCTCAAGGGCACGATCGCCGACTTCAAGATTCCGTCCGGTTTCGAGTTCATCGAGACCCTGCCGCGCAACCCGAGTGGAAAGATCCTCCGGCGGGAACTGCGCGACCGCTTCTGGAAAGACCGGGAGCGTCAGGTCAACTGA
- a CDS encoding alpha/beta fold hydrolase translates to MASLSTIRNVVNAVSYVSVKAAGAPAWKLFLGAPPRTPVRPEQREVHDRAEQETLNVGGRDIRTYRWGSGEKPVLLVHGVSGRAANFAGFVAGIEALGLTAVAYDAPGHGSSGGSTCTILEHGAVMTAMQERYGDFHAVVGHSFGGTSAYLAARRGLATERIVSISSVADFGSLPDTFCGQLGLRPALVGELRRRSELFFEPERDIWNRFSADHRPEEITARILVVHDENDREVGVDQGRRLAASYGDRAELMITSKLGHRRILGDPEVIGRVLDFLKD, encoded by the coding sequence ATGGCTTCCCTCAGCACCATACGCAACGTCGTCAACGCCGTGTCGTACGTCTCCGTCAAGGCGGCCGGAGCCCCGGCCTGGAAGCTGTTCCTCGGCGCACCGCCGCGCACCCCGGTCCGGCCCGAGCAGCGGGAGGTCCACGACCGCGCCGAGCAGGAGACCCTCAACGTCGGCGGGCGTGACATCCGCACCTACCGCTGGGGCAGCGGTGAGAAGCCCGTCCTGCTGGTGCACGGCGTCAGCGGGCGGGCGGCGAACTTCGCCGGCTTCGTCGCGGGCATCGAAGCCCTCGGTCTGACCGCCGTCGCCTACGACGCCCCCGGCCACGGCTCGTCGGGCGGTTCGACCTGCACCATCCTGGAGCACGGCGCCGTCATGACGGCGATGCAGGAGCGGTACGGCGACTTCCACGCGGTCGTCGGGCACTCCTTCGGCGGCACCTCCGCCTACCTGGCGGCCCGCCGCGGCCTGGCCACCGAGCGGATCGTCTCCATCTCCTCCGTGGCGGACTTCGGCTCGCTCCCGGACACCTTCTGCGGCCAGCTCGGGCTGCGGCCCGCCCTCGTCGGCGAACTGCGCCGGCGCTCCGAGCTGTTCTTCGAGCCCGAGCGGGACATCTGGAACCGCTTCTCCGCCGACCACCGCCCGGAGGAGATCACGGCGCGGATCCTCGTCGTCCACGACGAGAACGACCGCGAGGTCGGCGTCGACCAGGGCCGACGGCTCGCCGCGAGCTACGGCGACCGGGCGGAGCTGATGATCACGAGCAAGCTCGGGCACCGCCGGATCCTGGGCGACCCCGAGGTCATCGGCAGGGTCCTGGACTTCCTCAAGGACTGA